One genomic window of Methanosarcina acetivorans C2A includes the following:
- a CDS encoding class I SAM-dependent methyltransferase, giving the protein MKFIDGIIHKLVLSRGFRYYPEDRYFIKQILKFSENKNTKVLDVGCGNGHYSFLFEACGAEVTAFDYDKALIKKANERKKELNSKVEFLVADGRYPEKYFTDKFGIIFLSGFALFGIKQDSELMEKYLLLLDNGGKLVFVHSSNLTGDIRKTRWRNHKIEELKLFFEDLDCIVEEVYFYDRQFIIKMFHSLVFNKFSTKIHILISKLTKLPCSLVFIVKKHGQNAESCI; this is encoded by the coding sequence GTGAAATTCATTGACGGAATTATTCACAAACTGGTCTTAAGCAGGGGATTCAGATACTATCCGGAAGACAGATACTTCATAAAGCAGATTTTGAAATTTTCTGAAAATAAAAATACTAAGGTTCTTGACGTTGGGTGTGGAAACGGACATTACTCTTTTTTGTTTGAAGCTTGTGGAGCAGAAGTAACTGCTTTTGATTATGATAAAGCCCTGATTAAAAAAGCAAATGAGAGAAAAAAAGAATTGAACTCAAAAGTCGAGTTTCTGGTTGCTGACGGCAGGTATCCTGAAAAATATTTTACTGATAAATTCGGGATTATATTTCTTTCCGGATTTGCACTATTTGGCATTAAACAAGACAGCGAACTGATGGAAAAATACCTACTGCTACTTGACAACGGAGGTAAACTGGTTTTTGTGCACAGCTCCAACCTGACAGGAGATATCAGAAAAACGCGCTGGAGAAATCATAAGATAGAAGAGTTAAAGCTATTTTTTGAAGATCTTGACTGTATAGTTGAAGAGGTGTATTTTTATGACAGGCAGTTTATTATAAAAATGTTTCATTCTTTGGTATTTAACAAATTTTCAACAAAAATACACATTTTGATATCAAAATTAACAAAACTGCCCTGCTCTTTAGTCTTCATTGTAAAGAAACATGGTCAAAATGCGGAGTCATGCATTTAA
- a CDS encoding polysaccharide deacetylase family protein, producing MFISSETRDFTSHKFLRLCEAISSNYPTITMAEYMEKEHPECFVLMRHDIDRMPERALVTARIEHELGIKSTYYFRTVKNVFKPEIIKQIKSMGHEIGYHYETLSEAKGDHKKALALFQSNLEKLREMCEIKTICMHGKPLSKHDNRELWKNYDFRDFGVTGEAYLSVKDDLNYFSDTGRTWGHRNSIRDCIPGKTERVFAETTDELIELIEKRELNNFYILVHPERWPSSLLGWGLYYSTDTSVNLGKKILIKWREKNRNFRVISKNKMLSKNKMSITVDVEDWYHIPSVCGSSFSVYKDVNEFFKKWNDRYDYLSEPTRKTLDLLDEFNITATFFIVADVVKRYPGLIESISEKGHEIACHGADHRCVVDTKTKEPLIDVEEFEVTTLNAKKLLERTSGQEVIGYRAPNGAVTGWMLDSLEKIGFKYDSSVSVNSLYNKSDSSLRHVSSFPYYPAPGSLEPSSEKRNFVEFPWAYYDIGIKIPTYGGPTLRFLGSHLKFRGLKQSLNRGDTIFYFHPIDISREKFPSIGNRRPFYWTIKGKIVEERLRYVFKEIENINKVPLKNQARSYFEI from the coding sequence ATGTTTATTAGTAGTGAGACTCGTGATTTTACCAGCCATAAATTCCTTAGGCTCTGTGAAGCAATATCGAGTAATTACCCCACAATAACGATGGCCGAATATATGGAGAAAGAGCATCCAGAATGTTTTGTATTGATGCGCCACGATATTGACAGGATGCCGGAACGTGCCCTGGTTACTGCCCGAATAGAACATGAACTTGGAATAAAGTCAACATATTATTTCAGGACTGTAAAAAATGTATTCAAACCTGAAATCATAAAGCAGATAAAAAGTATGGGTCATGAGATCGGTTATCATTACGAAACCTTAAGTGAGGCAAAGGGAGATCACAAAAAAGCACTTGCCCTCTTTCAATCAAATCTGGAAAAGTTGAGAGAAATGTGTGAGATAAAAACGATCTGCATGCATGGAAAACCTCTCTCAAAACATGACAATCGCGAGCTCTGGAAAAATTATGATTTCAGGGATTTCGGTGTAACCGGCGAAGCCTACCTATCCGTAAAAGACGACCTCAACTATTTCTCAGATACCGGAAGAACATGGGGTCATAGAAATAGTATAAGAGACTGTATTCCCGGAAAAACCGAACGGGTTTTTGCCGAAACAACTGATGAACTTATTGAGCTCATAGAGAAAAGAGAATTAAATAATTTTTATATTTTAGTGCATCCTGAAAGATGGCCTTCAAGTTTACTCGGATGGGGTTTATATTACTCTACAGATACGTCAGTTAATCTTGGGAAGAAAATCTTGATAAAATGGCGTGAAAAAAACAGAAATTTCCGGGTTATAAGTAAAAACAAGATGTTAAGTAAAAACAAGATGTCAATTACGGTTGACGTTGAAGACTGGTATCATATTCCATCGGTCTGCGGGTCCAGTTTTTCCGTATATAAAGATGTGAACGAATTTTTTAAAAAATGGAATGACAGGTATGATTACCTGAGTGAACCGACAAGAAAAACACTGGACCTTCTTGATGAGTTCAATATCACTGCGACATTCTTTATTGTTGCAGATGTTGTAAAACGTTATCCTGGACTTATCGAATCCATTTCTGAGAAAGGGCATGAGATTGCATGTCACGGAGCGGATCATAGATGTGTGGTCGATACGAAAACAAAAGAGCCTCTTATCGATGTTGAAGAATTTGAAGTAACGACCCTGAATGCAAAAAAATTACTTGAAAGGACATCCGGTCAGGAAGTTATCGGATATAGAGCACCAAACGGAGCAGTTACAGGATGGATGCTTGACTCTCTAGAAAAAATCGGTTTTAAGTACGATTCATCGGTATCGGTGAATTCACTGTATAATAAATCGGATTCTTCTTTAAGACATGTTTCTTCCTTTCCCTATTATCCGGCCCCGGGAAGCCTCGAACCTTCCTCCGAAAAGAGAAATTTTGTTGAATTTCCCTGGGCTTACTATGATATAGGTATTAAGATTCCTACATATGGCGGGCCTACTCTGAGGTTTTTAGGTTCTCATTTGAAATTCAGAGGACTGAAGCAAAGTTTGAACAGAGGCGATACAATCTTTTATTTTCACCCTATTGACATTTCCCGGGAAAAATTTCCATCTATCGGAAACAGGAGGCCTTTCTACTGGACTATAAAAGGAAAGATCGTTGAAGAGAGGCTTCGTTACGTGTTTAAAGAGATTGAAAATATCAATAAAGTTCCGTTAAAAAATCAAGCAAGAAGTTATTTTGAAATTTGA
- a CDS encoding glycosyltransferase family 2 protein: MYKEGLSEITVILPAFNQELEIGTVVLIAKRYAERIIVVNNCSSDQCSEVAEAAGAEVIQGFSGTNKNLSLRKGVEAAKGADILVTMDMDVCRDPRLIPEMIKPIREGNFDLTVGTCIGRHKRNHESVHLIKNKKTEERPVGFLAISKACLEELDLSDVYLNSIRSIMSICERKKINAYHIDLQEEHEKNLFKAYKIGVVVPAYNEELLIQETIEGIPDYIDKIYVINDSSSDRTGEIIDRMTDPRLVPIHHKVNKGVGAAIINGYKYALADEMDMVAVMAGDNQMDPSQLPRLLFPIIEGKADYTKGNRLLSKEMRKGMSTWRAFGNGLLTLITKVGSGYWHITDPQNGYTVISREALEDIDLDSVYTYYGYCNDLLIKLNALGLQTIDVAMPARYGREKSTIKYSAYIIKVAPMIFRGFLWRLKMKYMILDFHPLVLFYILSMVLVPVGFLFGLWIFLQKIVLHGSVSANYPLLDVFISLMGMQLLLFAMFFDMQVNKTTSLNYAKPN; the protein is encoded by the coding sequence ATGTATAAGGAGGGTTTATCGGAGATTACAGTTATTCTTCCTGCTTTTAACCAAGAATTGGAAATAGGGACAGTCGTGCTTATCGCTAAGCGTTATGCAGAACGGATAATCGTTGTAAATAACTGCAGTTCAGATCAATGTTCAGAAGTGGCCGAAGCTGCAGGAGCTGAAGTAATTCAGGGTTTTTCAGGCACAAACAAAAATTTATCACTGAGAAAAGGTGTTGAAGCTGCAAAAGGTGCCGATATTCTGGTCACAATGGATATGGATGTTTGTAGAGATCCAAGATTAATCCCGGAAATGATTAAGCCTATTAGAGAAGGAAACTTTGACCTTACGGTAGGAACGTGTATTGGCAGGCATAAAAGGAATCACGAGAGCGTTCATTTGATAAAAAATAAAAAGACCGAAGAAAGACCAGTTGGGTTTCTGGCAATCTCAAAAGCCTGCCTCGAGGAACTTGATCTTTCTGATGTATATCTTAACTCAATTCGTTCTATTATGTCCATATGTGAAAGAAAAAAAATAAATGCCTATCACATAGACCTGCAGGAAGAGCACGAAAAAAATCTCTTTAAAGCCTACAAGATCGGAGTTGTGGTTCCGGCTTATAACGAAGAACTTTTGATCCAGGAAACAATTGAAGGAATCCCGGATTACATAGATAAGATCTATGTCATAAACGATAGTAGTTCCGACCGAACAGGAGAGATCATTGACAGAATGACCGATCCAAGACTAGTGCCAATACACCACAAAGTCAACAAAGGTGTCGGAGCAGCCATAATAAATGGGTATAAGTATGCTCTGGCTGATGAAATGGATATGGTTGCGGTTATGGCGGGAGACAACCAGATGGACCCCTCTCAACTACCCCGGTTACTCTTTCCTATTATTGAGGGAAAAGCCGATTATACTAAAGGCAACCGCCTTCTTTCAAAAGAAATGAGGAAAGGAATGAGCACCTGGCGAGCCTTCGGAAACGGGCTCCTAACTCTAATCACAAAAGTAGGAAGCGGATATTGGCATATTACCGACCCTCAAAACGGTTATACAGTAATATCCAGAGAAGCACTTGAAGATATTGATCTGGATTCAGTTTATACTTACTATGGTTACTGCAACGATCTTCTTATAAAACTCAACGCCCTTGGACTGCAAACAATAGATGTAGCCATGCCTGCACGTTATGGAAGAGAAAAGTCAACCATCAAATATAGTGCCTACATAATAAAAGTTGCCCCCATGATTTTTAGAGGTTTTTTGTGGAGATTGAAGATGAAGTACATGATTCTCGATTTCCATCCCCTTGTACTATTTTATATTCTCAGCATGGTGCTTGTGCCAGTAGGATTTTTGTTTGGGCTATGGATTTTTTTACAAAAAATAGTTTTACATGGATCTGTTTCGGCAAATTACCCACTTTTGGATGTGTTTATTTCGCTCATGGGTATGCAATTACTTCTTTTTGCCATGTTCTTTGACATGCAAGTTAATAAGACGACATCGCTGAATTATGCAAAACCAAACTGA
- a CDS encoding CPBP family intramembrane glutamic endopeptidase: MKEQEIRNICQVLLLFPILRLTNFSVPFFPESPLLFFVFVYSPILIPLTIVVIRQQFTYEQLGLNFKNVGYYLPISILIGFVLGYGESLLIQTTSLIPDLSFINILKLIVVMVLFVGIIEELIFRSILQTRLEEIFGTRSGLVLSSLVFGFMNSGYGTSYEILYASFAGFIIGYLFYKTRSLPFIALTHGFINVFSFGILPLMGYGFGFF, encoded by the coding sequence GTGAAAGAGCAGGAAATCCGCAACATCTGCCAGGTTTTACTGTTATTTCCTATTCTCCGCCTTACGAATTTTTCAGTGCCGTTCTTCCCGGAAAGCCCTCTTCTCTTCTTTGTGTTCGTTTACAGTCCTATACTAATTCCTTTAACCATTGTTGTGATTCGTCAACAGTTTACATATGAACAACTAGGACTCAATTTCAAAAATGTAGGCTATTATCTCCCAATCTCTATTCTTATCGGTTTCGTCCTCGGGTACGGTGAATCTCTTCTCATCCAGACAACCTCACTTATTCCTGATCTTTCTTTTATAAATATCTTAAAACTTATAGTTGTAATGGTTTTATTTGTCGGAATTATTGAAGAATTAATATTCAGATCAATCCTCCAGACAAGACTTGAGGAAATATTTGGGACACGAAGTGGTCTGGTTCTTTCAAGCCTGGTTTTTGGATTCATGAACTCCGGTTATGGGACTTCATATGAGATCTTATACGCTTCCTTTGCAGGATTTATAATTGGATATTTGTTTTATAAGACAAGAAGCCTTCCTTTCATTGCACTGACACACGGCTTTATAAACGTATTTTCGTTTGGAATTCTACCTCTTATGGGTTATGGGTTTGGCTTTTTCTGA
- a CDS encoding VanZ family protein: MVFYLSVSAGIGYLKNLLKMDMGYPIRNALLANDLSSVVDFFTCLASYSSERIHRPWACGDILRTRSFTILRFLSSKNSALVKYSAIGAVFIGTAYGILNEIFQTFLPYRDPSVADAISNLIRLVLAHICVIFFVLTLRAIIDKKKELKDRRTKKIEKKGKAETFLIQKKGKI; the protein is encoded by the coding sequence ATGGTTTTTTACCTCTCAGTCAGCGCCGGAATAGGGTACCTCAAAAATCTCCTGAAAATGGACATGGGATATCCGATCAGAAATGCTCTCCTTGCGAATGATCTGTCTTCTGTAGTAGACTTTTTTACTTGCCTCGCTTCATACAGTTCAGAACGCATCCATAGACCTTGGGCATGTGGAGATATACTTCGGACTCGGAGTTTTACTATACTTCGTTTTTTAAGCTCAAAAAACTCGGCACTTGTAAAATATTCGGCAATTGGTGCAGTATTCATTGGGACTGCTTACGGCATATTGAACGAAATATTCCAGACTTTTCTGCCGTACCGTGATCCGAGTGTAGCAGATGCGATCTCAAACCTCATCAGGCTCGTACTTGCACATATCTGTGTTATCTTTTTTGTACTTACTCTGAGAGCAATTATAGATAAGAAAAAAGAACTGAAGGATCGGCGGACTAAAAAAATTGAGAAAAAAGGAAAGGCTGAAACCTTCCTGATTCAAAAAAAAGGAAAGATTTAG
- the rpl3p gene encoding 50S ribosomal protein L3, whose translation MASIHRPKRGSLAFSPRKRAKSHIPRFRAWPEATGEPKLQSFAGYKVGMTHVIMVDDTKNSLTQGMEISVPVTVIETPAIRVAAIRAYAEDSTGEKAIAEVWAADLDPELKRRIPIPAAGNQAEALENIGKLIEEGRVSDVRAVIYTLPKSLTGVPKKVPDIMESGISARDLGTKFEYSKTILGTLVSVTDVFKNGTLVDTAAITIGKGTQGPVKRWGIQLMKGKHSRQGSLRQVGTLGAFNPSRVSWRVPQMGQMGYHQRTEFNKRILKIGSDGEEVTPEGGFINYGLVRGDYILIKGSVPGPSKRLIRLRDPIRAKKADLGEPNILYISRESKQG comes from the coding sequence ATGGCAAGCATACACCGACCAAAACGAGGTTCCCTTGCATTCAGTCCGCGCAAGAGGGCTAAGAGCCACATTCCAAGGTTCAGAGCCTGGCCGGAAGCGACAGGTGAGCCAAAGCTGCAGAGTTTTGCAGGTTATAAGGTGGGTATGACCCACGTGATCATGGTTGATGATACTAAGAACAGCCTTACCCAGGGTATGGAAATCTCCGTACCTGTGACTGTAATCGAAACTCCTGCAATAAGGGTCGCAGCCATCCGGGCTTACGCAGAAGACAGCACCGGGGAAAAGGCAATCGCTGAGGTATGGGCAGCAGACCTTGATCCTGAACTCAAACGCAGGATCCCCATTCCGGCAGCAGGGAACCAGGCTGAAGCTCTTGAAAATATCGGAAAACTGATCGAAGAAGGCAGAGTAAGCGACGTCAGGGCAGTTATCTACACCCTGCCAAAGAGCCTTACCGGTGTCCCCAAAAAGGTACCGGACATCATGGAATCCGGGATCAGTGCAAGAGACCTCGGTACCAAATTCGAATACTCAAAGACAATCCTCGGCACTCTGGTAAGTGTCACCGATGTTTTCAAGAACGGAACTCTTGTTGACACCGCAGCAATTACCATAGGTAAAGGCACCCAGGGTCCTGTAAAGCGCTGGGGTATTCAGCTTATGAAAGGCAAGCACTCCAGGCAGGGCAGCCTTAGACAGGTCGGTACCCTTGGGGCTTTCAATCCTTCCAGGGTCTCCTGGAGAGTTCCGCAGATGGGTCAGATGGGATATCACCAGAGGACTGAGTTTAACAAGCGCATCCTTAAGATCGGGTCCGATGGGGAAGAAGTCACTCCGGAAGGCGGGTTCATTAACTATGGGCTTGTCCGTGGTGACTACATCCTTATAAAAGGCAGCGTCCCCGGTCCTTCCAAGAGGCTTATAAGGCTCAGAGACCCGATCAGGGCAAAGAAAGCCGACCTTGGCGAACCCAACATCCTGTACATAAGCAGGGAATCCAAGCAGGGGTGA